From Coriobacteriia bacterium, one genomic window encodes:
- a CDS encoding DUF1269 domain-containing protein has product MTDVNGLIVYAGLYGDATEAMGDFEMIKAAHHEKWIGTYESAVFEKTAEGKVKVLNTDATQRGTGAKAGVIAGAVFGLIFPPSILVSAAAGAAIGAGIGNVVKNIGRGAVKDLADTLEPGQAGVILIADATFDAGAERLMKKAKKFAKQMVDADAAALKDAIDNA; this is encoded by the coding sequence ATGACTGACGTGAACGGACTCATCGTGTATGCAGGGCTCTACGGCGACGCCACGGAGGCGATGGGCGACTTCGAGATGATCAAGGCAGCTCACCACGAGAAGTGGATTGGCACGTACGAGTCGGCCGTCTTCGAGAAGACCGCGGAGGGCAAGGTCAAGGTCCTCAACACCGACGCCACGCAGCGCGGTACCGGAGCGAAGGCCGGCGTCATCGCAGGCGCCGTGTTCGGTCTGATCTTCCCGCCGTCCATCCTGGTTTCCGCAGCCGCCGGTGCGGCAATCGGGGCCGGAATCGGCAACGTGGTCAAGAACATCGGCCGGGGTGCCGTCAAGGACCTTGCCGATACGCTCGAACCGGGACAGGCCGGCGTGATCCTCATCGCGGATGCGACATTCGACGCGGGCGCCGAGCGCCTCATGAAGAAGGCCAAGAAGTTCGCGAAGCAGATGGTCGACGCGGACGCCGCAGCGCTGAAAGACGCAATCGACAACGCCTAG
- a CDS encoding DUF2177 family protein: MSIGKLAGLYLACTVAFFAMDFIWLSTAVPRLYQPALGSLLKPKPDVGVAAAFYLVYLVGLIALAVIPGIREGAVLGALWRGALFGFVAYATYDLTNLSTIANWPVGITVIDMIWGTTLNSVVAVVGYYAGTWLGLGR, from the coding sequence ATGTCGATCGGCAAGCTCGCAGGACTCTATCTGGCCTGTACCGTCGCGTTCTTCGCGATGGACTTCATATGGCTCTCCACGGCGGTACCCCGCCTCTACCAGCCTGCTCTCGGATCACTTCTCAAGCCCAAGCCTGACGTGGGGGTAGCAGCGGCCTTCTACCTCGTGTATCTCGTCGGCCTCATCGCACTCGCCGTCATCCCGGGTATCCGTGAGGGCGCGGTACTTGGCGCACTGTGGCGCGGTGCTCTCTTCGGGTTCGTGGCGTACGCGACCTACGACCTCACCAACCTATCGACGATCGCCAACTGGCCGGTGGGCATCACCGTCATCGACATGATCTGGGGAACGACGCTCAACAGCGTGGTCGCGGTGGTGGGGTACTACGCGGGCACGTGGCTCGGTCTCGGGCGCTGA
- the ligD gene encoding DNA ligase D: protein MPLEEYRRKRDFSATPEPSGAEPAPDAPALKFVVQKHAARALHYDFRLELDGVLLSWAIPKGPSYDSHEKRLAVHVEDHPLEYGGFEGTIPVGEYGGGTVIVWDHGTWTPVHEPHAALEKGDLKFELAGEKLTGRWVLVRMRPRPGEKRENWLLIKEKDEFVRPHEEFDVVAEMPDSAISGRSIDEVAHGEGAAAGSDTPERVPASAARAPEADEPASIPPSRARRPRAAANPSKPNPSRPPKPLDALPLPIDVELATLVETAPEGDGWIAEAKYDGYRLVLALENGRGRAFTRNHADWSDRFAPLCRAVEGLPAVSAVLDGEAVVFDKDGVSRFELLQRALGAHPEKIAFAAFDLLVLNGHDLRDMPLAQRKELLRTLLADEGPTSRLRYADHIDSSARELYAHACSAGLEGVVCKRADSRYVAGRGRDWQKVKCRHTQELVVGGYTEGQGSRGALGSLLVGAYEGGELVYAGRVGSGFDDATLAALTERLGGLGREDSPFSAVPRVSGHVVHWVEPTLVIEAAFREWTSEGVLRQPVFLGVREDKPAAEVVREQPSADADDVAPIAAGATAGATVPGSDAAKPAPRSKRESYGKPTELLGVKLTNPDKPLFPDSDFSKLALAEYYAAAAPTMLPHIAGRPLTLVRCPVGHGRACFYQRHPDAGLSPSIRTVSHTLTGHPNPDELLVVDTAEGLVALAQMGALEIHTWLSHVDGLTRPDRIVFDLDPGPGVTWPQICEAARIVRTQCDALGFAVYVKSTGS from the coding sequence GTGCCGCTCGAGGAGTATCGGCGCAAGCGCGACTTCTCGGCCACGCCCGAGCCCTCGGGCGCCGAGCCGGCTCCCGACGCGCCCGCGCTGAAGTTCGTCGTGCAGAAGCACGCGGCGAGGGCGCTGCACTACGACTTCCGCCTCGAGCTCGACGGTGTGCTGCTGTCGTGGGCGATTCCCAAAGGACCGTCGTACGACTCGCACGAGAAGCGGCTCGCGGTTCACGTCGAGGATCATCCGCTCGAGTACGGTGGCTTCGAAGGCACCATCCCTGTCGGCGAGTACGGCGGCGGCACCGTGATCGTGTGGGATCACGGCACATGGACGCCGGTGCACGAGCCGCATGCCGCGCTGGAGAAGGGCGACCTGAAGTTCGAACTCGCGGGTGAGAAGCTGACCGGCCGATGGGTGCTCGTGCGCATGCGTCCGCGGCCGGGCGAGAAGCGCGAGAACTGGCTGCTCATCAAGGAGAAGGATGAGTTCGTCCGCCCGCACGAGGAGTTCGACGTCGTCGCCGAGATGCCCGACAGTGCGATCAGCGGGCGGTCGATCGACGAGGTCGCGCATGGTGAGGGCGCGGCTGCGGGGTCGGACACGCCGGAACGGGTCCCGGCGTCGGCCGCTCGCGCTCCCGAAGCTGATGAGCCTGCGAGCATTCCGCCGAGTCGGGCCCGGCGTCCCCGCGCAGCAGCCAACCCATCCAAGCCAAACCCCTCGCGACCCCCCAAACCCCTCGATGCGCTGCCCCTCCCTATCGACGTCGAACTTGCGACGCTGGTCGAGACGGCGCCTGAGGGCGACGGGTGGATCGCGGAGGCGAAGTACGACGGGTACCGGCTCGTGCTCGCGCTGGAGAATGGGCGCGGGCGGGCGTTCACGCGCAACCACGCCGACTGGTCGGACCGCTTCGCGCCGCTGTGTCGCGCGGTCGAGGGTCTGCCGGCCGTCTCGGCGGTGCTCGACGGCGAGGCCGTGGTCTTCGACAAGGACGGCGTCTCGCGCTTCGAACTGCTGCAGCGCGCACTCGGCGCACATCCCGAGAAGATCGCCTTCGCCGCCTTCGACCTGCTGGTCCTCAACGGGCACGACCTGCGTGACATGCCGCTCGCTCAGCGCAAGGAGCTGCTGCGGACGCTGCTCGCCGATGAGGGCCCGACCTCGCGACTGCGCTACGCCGACCATATCGACAGCAGCGCGCGCGAGCTGTACGCCCACGCGTGCTCGGCGGGACTCGAGGGTGTCGTCTGCAAGCGGGCCGACAGCCGCTACGTTGCCGGACGCGGCCGCGATTGGCAGAAGGTGAAGTGCCGCCACACTCAGGAACTCGTCGTGGGCGGCTACACCGAGGGGCAGGGATCGCGCGGCGCGCTGGGCTCCCTGCTGGTCGGTGCGTACGAGGGCGGCGAGCTGGTGTACGCAGGACGCGTCGGCAGCGGATTCGACGATGCCACGCTGGCGGCGCTCACCGAGCGGCTCGGCGGGCTCGGGCGCGAAGACTCGCCGTTCTCGGCGGTGCCTCGCGTGTCGGGCCACGTCGTGCACTGGGTCGAGCCGACGCTCGTCATCGAGGCGGCGTTTCGCGAGTGGACGAGTGAGGGCGTCTTGCGCCAGCCGGTGTTTCTCGGCGTACGCGAGGACAAGCCCGCCGCCGAGGTGGTTCGCGAGCAGCCCAGCGCCGACGCGGACGACGTCGCACCCATCGCTGCCGGAGCGACCGCAGGTGCAACCGTTCCCGGCTCCGACGCCGCAAAGCCCGCACCCCGCTCGAAGCGCGAGAGCTACGGCAAGCCGACCGAGCTGCTCGGCGTGAAGCTGACCAACCCGGATAAGCCGCTCTTCCCCGACTCCGACTTCTCGAAGCTCGCGCTCGCCGAGTACTACGCCGCTGCCGCGCCGACGATGCTGCCGCACATCGCCGGCAGGCCGCTGACGCTCGTGCGCTGTCCCGTCGGCCATGGGCGCGCCTGCTTCTACCAGCGGCATCCGGACGCAGGCCTGTCACCCAGCATCCGCACCGTATCGCACACGCTCACCGGCCACCCCAATCCCGACGAGCTGCTCGTCGTCGACACGGCAGAGGGGCTCGTCGCGCTCGCGCAGATGGGTGCGCTCGAGATCCACACCTGGCTCTCCCACGTCGATGGGCTGACGCGCCCCGACCGCATCGTCTTCGACCTCGACCCCGGTCCCGGCGTGACCTGGCCGCAGATCTGCGAAGCCGCACGCATCGTTCGCACGCAGTGTGACGCGCTCGGTTTCGCGGTCTACGTGAAGTCGACCGGCAGCTAG
- a CDS encoding Ku protein — translation MPRAIWKGTISFGLVTIPVGLFSAVAPRELSFHLIDSRDLSPVRNKRVNEATGEEVPWEVIVKGYEFEDGRRVTLTDAEIASANVKATRTIDVLGAVCASDVAPEFLDTPYFLAPEQAGNKAYALLREALRASGRIAVAQIVIRSRQRLCALIPEGDAILLEVLRYPYELRESAALDLPGSDLAELGVTDAELALARQLVATIESDWDPAAYHDTYHDDLLDLIRRKSEGETVTVDEPEPEPMGEVVDIMELLKRSVEDARVARGGSRAVAE, via the coding sequence ATGCCTCGGGCCATCTGGAAAGGGACCATCTCGTTCGGGCTCGTGACGATTCCCGTCGGGCTGTTCTCGGCGGTCGCGCCACGCGAACTCTCGTTTCACCTCATCGACTCGCGTGACCTCTCGCCGGTGCGCAACAAGCGCGTGAACGAAGCTACCGGCGAGGAGGTTCCCTGGGAGGTCATCGTCAAGGGCTACGAGTTCGAGGACGGCCGCCGGGTGACTCTCACCGACGCCGAGATCGCCTCGGCCAACGTGAAGGCCACGCGCACGATCGACGTGCTTGGCGCGGTATGCGCGAGTGACGTCGCGCCGGAGTTCCTCGACACGCCGTACTTTCTCGCGCCCGAGCAGGCCGGCAACAAGGCGTACGCGCTGTTGCGCGAAGCGCTGCGGGCGTCGGGGCGAATCGCCGTGGCGCAGATCGTGATCCGCTCGCGCCAACGGCTCTGCGCGCTCATCCCTGAAGGCGATGCGATCCTGCTCGAGGTCCTGCGCTATCCGTACGAGCTCCGTGAGAGTGCTGCGCTCGACCTGCCCGGCAGCGATCTGGCCGAACTCGGCGTGACCGATGCCGAGCTTGCACTCGCGCGTCAGCTGGTCGCAACGATCGAGAGCGACTGGGATCCGGCAGCCTACCACGATACCTACCACGACGACCTGCTCGACCTCATCAGACGCAAGTCCGAGGGCGAGACCGTGACGGTTGACGAGCCCGAACCCGAGCCCATGGGTGAGGTCGTCGACATCATGGAGCTGCTCAAGCGAAGCGTCGAAGACGCGCGTGTGGCGCGTGGCGGCTCACGCGCCGTCGCCGAGTAG
- a CDS encoding phage holin family protein has product MRLLARWVVTAAAVAAAVLLVPGIDVAAGSSTLLTLAVVAVFLGFVNAIIRPILQFLSCGLIVATLGLFILVINAGTLMLASSWANVIPGVGLSIEGFWPAFWGGIVISVVSFLLSVFIPEPDYSNDSGN; this is encoded by the coding sequence ATCAGGCTCTTGGCTCGCTGGGTTGTGACGGCTGCCGCGGTAGCGGCCGCCGTGTTGCTCGTCCCGGGTATCGACGTAGCGGCCGGAAGCAGCACCTTGCTGACGCTCGCGGTCGTCGCCGTGTTCCTCGGCTTCGTTAACGCGATCATCCGTCCGATCCTGCAGTTCCTCTCGTGCGGTCTGATCGTCGCGACGCTTGGCTTGTTCATCCTCGTGATCAACGCGGGGACACTCATGCTCGCGTCGAGTTGGGCGAACGTGATTCCGGGCGTGGGACTGTCGATCGAGGGCTTCTGGCCCGCGTTTTGGGGCGGAATCGTGATCAGCGTCGTGAGCTTCCTGCTGTCCGTCTTCATCCCCGAGCCGGACTACTCGAACGATTCCGGCAACTAG